The DNA region ctctctaggtccatcagtgggttttgaccgaaacccactaatcgacctagaaagctccgattgcacccatttcaattcctgtggatttctaaaattgcaaggagtccaaatatggtatccattatttattttggctttttcaaatatattaaaatatgattaaaaattgactaatgttattcctatcTTCTGCCGacagagaagagagagaagaaaagaaaaatagtagaaaaagtcaaattatcaggagggtaaaataggaaatgcatttaaaaaaGTGCGCTCTTTGGTAAATACTAAAGTAGTGTACGTCTTTTAGTAAATTTAGATTTTCACGTGCGCCCTTTGATAAATTGCCGCCATATTTAGAAAGGAACCATTTTTTTTTTGCCcacttttgatattttttaaattttgacatAAAAAAAATGGTGCATGTTTCACTGAGGAATTAAAATATTACACCTAAAGTAATATAATTTATCCCATTAAATATAAtccattaaatttattatttggattaaataatcaatttattttataatattaatttaattggaTTATATGGGTTTTattaatatctattattttaaattaaattaaatttgaattatatgtCACCAAAGTTACCTctattatttgaatttaattttatttgaaatattgagATATTATTAAGGTATTAAATAAAGAGTAAATATGTATATTTATATGAGTATTAATCGACCCAAAGGaaaatttatacttaacaaattataTATTTACTTGTGATAATAAACACGTAACAATTATCAGATTTTtatttgttatgtttcatgcataAAATAAATCGATCCAAAGATAGGTTTATTATTTGTCATGCATTATTGTTAGTGTTTGATTATTACAACAAGAGTACCActtataaataatattaatgtCCAAAGACTTGATATTGTTGTTGCACTAGGTATCTTTAGATGAGAtttatcatttattttaattgattcaaaatgagcatgtttatttatgttataatttTTGTGTTCTCTTTTCAGCAAGTGTTGCTACTATTTCTGCTAACTTAAGTTCAGTGTCAATCCTTAATGGTATAAATTTTAAGGATTGGAAGGAGAACATTTTAATTGTTCTTGGCTGCATGGATCTAGATCTTTCGCTTAGGACAGAGCAACCCACTGCTCCTACAGATACTAGTTCCTCTGAACTGAGGGCTAAATATGAGAAGTGGGATCGCTCTAACTGCATGAGTCTTATGATCATCAAGCGCGGCATACCTGAGACTTTTATGGGCGCGGTGTCTAATAGTgtcaccaaagctaaggaatatctcGATGAGATTGAAAAGCGCTTTGCCAAAAGCGATAAGGCGGAAACAAGCACAATTCTGAAGAACTTGATTTCCATAAagtataaaggcaagggaaatATTCGGGAATATATTATGGAAATGACTCACCTTGCATCAAAATTGAAGGCACTTAATCTTGAATTGTAGGATGACATGCTTGTGCATTTAGTGCTTATTTATCTTCCGAACCAGTTTAGTCAGTTTCAGATCAATTATAACTGTCAAAGGGAGAAATGAACTCTTAATGAGCTCATTTAATACTGTattcaagaggaagagaggttgaaaCAAATCAAGGCTAAAAGTGCCTATTTGACAAGCACCCCTAAAGATAAGggcaagaaaagaaagaatgaggcTATAAAGGTCCTTATGTGAAGAAACAAAAACAGGATACTGATAAGAAAGGTTGTTTCTTCTGTAACAAGCCTAATCATGTCAAGAAAGAATGTCCTAAGTACCATGCATGGAGTGCATGGAGTGCGAAAAAGCGTATATTTTTCAATTTGGTTTGTTCTGAAGTAAATTTAGCTTCGGTACCTCGAAACACTTGGTGGTTAGACTCTGGTACTACTACTAACATCAGTGTTTCAATGCAGGGTTGCCTGAGCTACCGAAAGCCAACTGATGATGAAAGATGCATTTATGTGGGTGATGGCAAGTCGGTTGAGGTGGAAGCAATAGGGCATTTTAGATTATTGTTAAACACTggttattattttgatttaatagATACTTTTGTTGTACCGTCATTTAGACGGAATTTGGTTTCTGTTTCTCATTTGGACAAATTAGGTTACTGTTGTTCATTTGGAAACAACCAGTTCAGTTTATCTATTAATTCTACTGTTGTTGGAACTGGTTCACTTATAATTTATGACAATCTATATATGCTTGATATAAATGCTTCTTAATTATATTGAAACCCTGAATGTGGA from Zingiber officinale cultivar Zhangliang chromosome 4B, Zo_v1.1, whole genome shotgun sequence includes:
- the LOC121978356 gene encoding uncharacterized protein LOC121978356, coding for MDLDLSLRTEQPTAPTDTSSSELRAKYEKWDRSNCMSLMIIKRGIPETFMGAVSNSVTKAKEYLDEIEKRFAKSDKAETSTILKNLISIKYKGKGNIREYIMEMTHLASKLKALNLEL